The Branchiostoma floridae strain S238N-H82 chromosome 1, Bfl_VNyyK, whole genome shotgun sequence sequence gtatatatacctCAGTCTCATTTGGACAGAAGACATCAGATAACTTGTAGAGTTCTGGATCCAGGGTAGCTTCTGCTGGAGCAGGGTTCAGGATGGTAGTCACTGCCGAGTGAAAATGGGACAACAGAGCTATTAAAATCCTTTCATCTATACAGAAAATAAGCTTTTTACACCCTAAAAAGGTGCACAAATACAAGCATACCATAGTAATTGAGTGGCAATAACAAAGTCTAATTTACAAAGAATATCTGGTTAAAGTAACGGACATTGTTTATAGTAAACTTTTTGAGACAAAGGTTACCTTTGAGTACAGTGTTACGAACctaaaaataacaaaagtttCAGAGACTACCTCCATGCTGTTTTGCTATCCTCAGCGCCTCCAGTGAAGTTTCTGGTTGCACCTCTAGTTGACAGATGAGAACTTTTGCATGAGTTATGACTGATTCATGCTCCCTCACATCAGCTGCAGTCAACTTCAGGTTGGCTCCACTCACTATGATTATGGAATTCTGACCTGAAGTCCATAGAAAATGCTGCATTTACAAAAACTGATCATTTAACATGTAGTAACTGGAAAAAGACATGCTTTTAATTGGGGTTCCGAGAATTACCCATGccaaaataaaatatcatacaggacagacaaaacatgtttttcatttctttaaatcCTCACCATCTTGATTGACAGCAATGGGGGCCACGCCTGTGGATGCTTCTTTTGTCTCTTGAACATGATCTAGAAATAGTGAAaatatcagttcagttcagttcatcaaGTTATCAATATGGTTAAGTAAATAGACTGCCAAATGTTCCAGTAACTTTCCCCACTTGCCTTTGAAGGAAAGGAAATAAGAATAGAATTAAACAGCATGATTACATTTTCACTAGATTCAATAATACCTTTTTTGCTCAACTGTGATAAACATTACAGCAGTTTGTTCTTAAAGAAATCACAAGGAATCCACCTTTTGTGATGAATGTCATGAACAAAGTCATTGTCCTCATAGAGATTTCATTGATTCTGGTATTGTGTCATCCATTTGATACAGGCTTACCGACATTGACTCCATTGTCTTTGAAGTTTTGAATGAAGTTGCCTCCAAAGACATCCTCTCCCACCTTGTTaacgaaagaaaaagaacatttttgcatATGGAAGGCTGTCAAACAATGTGATACTTTAACTATCCAAATAATGGCATAatcatagagtccattccaagacaccatgagggtttttaggtgatatttgtaattagtctgaattattttgaataaaagaatatttgagccacaataattaaattcttttcaaaaaattgagtaagaaaatactcatctatttgaattcctttgaatattttagaaacatttagaaagtaactgtacaaaaatatctttatttagaataattgtgaaacctctgtgtgattacttcacatttacaaatactgtatttacaaatatttgtaaactttgccaaatggtaaaattagtttattgcccccataaaagtaagccctattgctgcatctgtatatttttagatttcactgctgggcactggtggatcctttgtggtgggccattgttgcatggcacccaaccatattttgcaaggatgtgtgaattgctatcttcccagcccactgaaccatttacaaaaaatggtaaaaaatggtaaataatggtagaatgctgttatcattatttagaaaccattagaagtatccaattccacaccatgaatatttccaaagttttacaggaccagggaattatttataaagttgaaacagtgttaaaagtATTTTGGaattatcaaatgtcctagacatataattacaaaactttaaaatcaattctaaacaatggcaacaaacatccgcacggtgtcttggaatcgactctactaCATCTTTGCATTAGAAATAAAGCTCTATGATGAGCCACAGGGGTGACATTTGCTGTGATAGCACCTTTGCTACCATGGCAGTAGCTGCTCCCAGCCTGGCAGCCATGACACACTGGTTTGCACCCTTCCCTCCAAACCCCAGGCTGAATTTGTCTCCATGGATGGTCTCTCCTGGCTTAGGGAGGCGGGGAACATAGCTGAGGGGGAATCAAACAAGACAAATCATGCATTATTTGTACAATCAGTTTGATGTTTCTAGCAAACAATCTTATAATTCAATAATAATTTCTCTACTAACAGTATTTATGAAGCTGAGAACTGTGTGGAGGAAATTTCCTATCACCTGCCCCTCTCACACAGTTTCAGTGTAATTCTTTACTTaaaatttatttattgagattttccaaaatacagtggaaggtaACAGGTGTTTcttaatcataataatcatctggtgtattttgccagccagtaggtacccaaagtatgagtaatgaggctgtttaacgtggtcgaggcacctcctcgagcacgggacccccgttttacgtccctcccggaagacgatttcgtggaaaacttcgtgaggctacagcaatccggacgtccttggttggtcccccatccaagcactgtccggaccgtcacgttgcttaacttccgagatcgagggatcgggtgtaccaacgcgccacgcggccgttaGGAGACACCTTTTCAAGGCCGCCAAACATGTCATTTTCCAATTCTCTCTTACAAAGTTAACTTATAGTGTCTATTGAAGACTGAATGTGATAATGTGGATGAAGTTTTTCAGTCCCATGGGGTCAAGCCACGCCCACCTGATGAGGTCCATGTTGCAGGATCCAACAACAACCACGTCAAACTCCGTCATCCTTACGGCGCGGCGATGTGGTACCGTTTGAAATATATAGATCAGTCCCTATACGTACTGATGACTAAAAGATGTTACTCTTTGTAGCCTCAATTTTCCAATGAAACCTACTATTGTAGACAAGGTGTCAGGTCACGATCAAAAAAGCAGCAGATCAGCTGGGAAGTGACCTGACCTTGTGAACTTTGCCCCCACAAACATGGCGGAAAACGGTGTGGAGGTCTGACTTGGACGCAGAATCGGCCCTGTTTCTCCTAGTGAGCTTAAGCAAATCAAGTCATGGAAGCTTAGCAAGACAAAATGAGCGAGTCCAGTTCTGGAAAAGGCAGTGGCAAGAGGCGAAAGTCTTCTGGAACTCCAAGGAAATCTGGTAACTAACCTCCCTCCTCAACTCAGGCACAGAAGtgatccataaaatcatttgatAATTTTCAAGAAGTAACTAGTAGTTTCAGCCAGATTGTTGCCTCCAGTTTGGGCCGATCTTCAATTCAAAGACATTGCAAAAACATTTGCGTGTTGTTGCAAATCTAAGGAGACAAATGTACCCACGTGTTATCATTTGTTACCATGCCTTTCCAATTTTCAGATAGCTCCTCACCTTCTCCTGTGAAAAGTCCCTCTGTAAACTATGCCAAGCTTAGTCCAATGGCTAAAAAGGTACGAGACGTTGCTGCAGACTGGCACAACTTGATCCAGAGATGGGAGGTACTGAACGCATCAGGAGCCTCTGTCTCCAACAAGATTGTCAACTGTAAACTTACCAACATCGAGTAGGTACAGTTTCAGTTATCAATAAGTTATAACATTATTCATTCTTGAATGAACTTACAAGCAAGTGCTCAATGTGTCATTATCAATCAGAAGTGAATACCAAAGGTTATTGAAATATGTTATTCCATAATCCAAGTACTGTTATGAGTACACTGTTATTGTATCCAAGTATTTCTCTACTGTTTCTTATTACCAGGTCTCAAGATGCAGCTGTAGTGACTGTTGAGCAGACATCAGCAGGGTTCACAGCTGGAGCAGGTGAAGCAGCTGATGCTGATGGGATGAGTAAGGAGCTGGAAGGTTTCTGTAATCAGCTGACTGACACATACAATGCTATGGTGAGGGTTGCTTCCTTCATGCAGACCTCTGGCCCAGCCAGGGTCTGACATAATTATTTTGCCATCAAATACAACCTGAACCTACTGGTTGCAATGCACCAATAAACTGATTCTTCCTTTCTCAGGCTAAATTGttggagaagatgaagaagtTGACCTTGAACCTCAAAGGCCAATGGGAACTGCAGCAATACCAGTCTAACAAGGATGAGGGTGAATCAAGCATTCTGTTCCAGACATGGCCTATTCAACATTTCTGTAAGATCTTGatgtttttatacatgtattacattttattGCATAGAATCAATTTGTCAAGCTGTCCTTTTTCTGTGCTATGAATTCCAGTTGCAACTTGGACTCATGTGACGAAATACCTCTTCTTATTTCCTTTATATTCCTAGGATACAAGTCATATAACTTAAACATCTAACGTGTGACCAAAAGACCCTGTGTGAATAATAAAACTGGtataaaatgttttgacatcatAGTAATCATTAAGGCTACATCAAGggacttgtaagttgtattgtCATCTAACATGTACAGGAAAAGCTGGGAGTAGTCTCTCATAGAACTTACTCATaatatgaatatacatgtattgtactgatacaaaatgttttaaatcAAGTGAATTATGCATTTTTGCTCTCTGTACAGATGAAGTATCAGTAGAGCTGTCTGAGATGTACAGCAGGGAGCTGAAACTGAAGCAGGGGATATCAGAGAACATCGCACACCGGTCTGATAGGCACACCATGATGTTCCTAGCCTCATCCTGGCTCCATCAGCCATACATAGACAACAGGAGTGAACTATTGTTAGAGAGTATGCTGGTAGAGACTGGACACAGATGACATTTACTGTGTGAAGGGGCAATTGAAAAACTGTTTCTGCAGACATACATAGAATCTACAATAGGTGTCATGACATGTAAAGGGAGGGTATAGTTCATCATTATAATTTATAGCTTTAAATTGTATAACATGAATTAAAGATTTGGTACACACTATGTAGTATTACTCGAACATGTAACTGTTACTAGCTGTCTTCTCACTATGCAATACTAGGTTTCTTCTTTTGCATTATCATGTACAATCTATTATTATATTCATCCCAAATATCGAATGTTGTTCAATGAGCAGGCAATGTATCAAAAAGAGTTGCAATTACTGATTTTGTATTCTAAGCATCTGaactttttgttgtttcagtacATAAAAGGTTTTATTTGAAGATAAACCATCTGGTTCTCTAGCCCTACCGATATATCTGTTGGATCCTTTGGGTTTATATTTTTTATCCATAATCATTTTTCTACAAGGCGCTAGATTTACATGAATGCTTGTGTTGATTGTTtcttatttgtaaaaaaaacatccttgttttttatttaaaaaaacatccCTGAGCTAGTGGTAGAATGGCTGGACATCTGTCAACAGGTTACCCTATTGTAGTAACCCTTTGGTGTTAGTAAGAATAGGTAGACATGATGACGTTATTGTTGGCTTCAGTCCATTTAGATATTCCAGGTAATAATTAATCGCATTATGAGCTTTGATGTTTCGTCTCACAACCCATCCTCATGGCTTCTTTCTGTGATATGCATGGTTGTTTGTAATCGTGGTTGAGGATATACAGTGTAACTAAGGTCCTTAAACCTCTATACAACTACTAGAGTATTGTGACACCTGGTTACTAAGGGATCAGTACACACCCCAAGCAAAACAAATACAGAGGTTCTGACAATAGACAAGCCCCGCCCTCGGCTTTCACACTAGGGAAACAAATATTTAACTGAAGTAAGGGGTCGTTCACAGCTGTACAATATCTAATCATCATCACCTAATATCAAGTGTTCCTTAACAGATTTTTTTACGTAGAATTTTGTCACAAAACGATCATGTGAGTTAAGAAAAAGATTAGAATTTTGTACTGGAACTTAAGATCAGTAGCTTTAAGGTGTCACTAACATCACGGACTCTACAAGATTTTCTAGTTGTCAAAGGATTTGTTATGtctaaagcattttttttcaaaatgacaatTTGCTTTCATCTGACGAATACACATCTTGATAGTTTAAAAGTACATCAAGGTCTAATGTCACAGGTATGTTTGTCCTTTCTAATGACTGCAGCTGGTACAAATAAGTTAAGTTTTAGTTTAGTACCATGGTGACTATCGGAGCAGGTGTTCACTAACCCAGGTTATTAAGTGCTGACTTCGGTATTTGTGGCGCAATCTCAACCTATCCAATGACACACCATTAACCAGCTTCCAGATAGCGGAACGGTCCCTTGCCGTCCTTGGCCCAATATTTGCCAGGTATTCTGGGTGAAAAGACTTTGGCATGAATACTGCAACGTGTTGTAAAGAAGGGTAGGGCAACATAAGGTCACGCACGTCGTCGTAAGAAACCACGGACCGACCTGTACTTTCGTGCAGTAGAACTCCACAACAACCATCTTCATCGAAAACCTGTAGAAGATAGCACCATGGGGGACCTTAGTGGCGGGATGAAGTGTGTCAAATACACACTCTTCATTTTCAATCTTCTCTTCTGGGTAAGTACTGTTTACCTGCAGTCTGTCGACTCGTCAATGTTTAACAGTGTCTAACCAATTCATACTACGGTTTACTTAGGATCACTTAGGAACCACATCGTTTTCTCAGGACTGGAACATCTTTACACTTTATGAACAACACAGTTTCAGTTAATATTCGTGTGTTTTTGGTTTATGACAATTGGATGGGTCTGACTCGACCAAAAGATACTTGTGGAACAACTACATATAACTCTCGTGGCAGTAGAAGTCATCCTGGTATATGTATCCAGTCTTGCAAAGCTTTGATCCAGTCCCTCTAAAGCTCTTTCAATTATTTTGTAGGTGAATGACCTGATAGAGAACGGCCTGAATTCATTggcaaacaaaaactacacagaGTACAGCTCTGCTGAACGGGCACTTATCGACACTCTTCAAAAGGAGGTAGGACGGCTGTGTCTGCTTGCAGGATGGACATAGCCTTGACAACTGCGCCTCTATTTAGCATTCCTCCCAGCTTTGTAGCTATGAACAATGGGAGTTTCCAAGTCTGCACTGGAAATAACAGGTGTATCAATGTACACGTTCGTTTATTCACTTTTTTATGTGTTTCGCAATGCCCTAATAAAATCATACGAGGTCTCTGGGTTCATGATGTCTCACTAAAACAACGTCATATATAGTTCACGGTGTGACGGTTTTCGGATCTAGAATGGTATAGGGTATTTCGTCTCGTTGATTAGTGTTATCAGATACATGGATATCATAGCAAATTTATCAACACTCCAGTATTAAGGCAAGAATTCCCTTACTTTAGTTGGAATGCTGTGGTATGAACTCCACCAATGACTGGGACCCTAAACCCAGCTCCTGCGACTGTGACATCTCCTTGGCCAACTGTGTGACGCCTGGGTACTGGACCAGGGTAAGTGTAGACATGGCAGAAGTGTAGACATGGCAGTACGGCCATTGCCTAGGACACTACCATACTGACATCGTCATTTGTTCGTATTAGTTTCACTATCCAGTGTTTCCATTCTCTCATGAAAGCTTGCTGTCAACGAGTGCACGAGCCTTCTTGAAATTTGCCTTTCTGTCCCCATACAGGCATGTACACCGCAGGTAATTGATTTCATTGCCAGGAACATCTACATCATCGGTGGCGTAGGGATCGCCTTTGGAGTCGTAATGGTGCgttaaaaatcatttacctACATGGCATACCTGTTAATTTTTAAATAAACCATTCGTTTAtgtgaaggaaagaaaaatgagTGTGGTCAAGCAGATAGCTAACCCGCAGGACTTTCCCCTCATGTTGTAGACTCCGGGACACTGAATAGGACTGCGATTGTTTCTAAAAAGGCTTCTCATCTATTTCAGATCATCGGTATGGTCTTTGCCTGCTGTCTGTGCAATGCTGTGAAGAAAAGCAGAAATGAAATAGCCTAGTGACAATTTAAATACTAGTATCAGCTGATCTTTGTCTGGTTGAGTTTGAGGCATATCACTGCATCACGCCTAATTTTTATCCAAAATGTGTGTTTATAGATTTAGTTTGCATCAACTTCATTGCACCAAACCAGATGAGTGTATTGTAAAAGCTTGTACATATGATTAGAGAGCTGCTCTGGTTTGGGCAGAAGGGAAGCCAGATAGATGCTTGTTGTTGAGGTGGTTTTGCTGTGCagaagtagtacatgtagtatccagtatttgattatactgttgctgggatccctgacactaGCGCAGCAGTAGACAGAAATTAGCATAAAGTCTACCAAAGTTGAGAATATCTATACATAGAAAAAGCTTGTGGTCAAATACTCCATTGCGTAAATTCTAACATGCAAATccagttttgaaaatatcatttgtatAAAGTTTACCACATCATGATTGACAAATGTGTTACTTTTACTTTTCTGTGAAACACATTATGTTACATGAGAAACACTCTAACAATCTTATACCCATGTGTTTACTTGGAAGTAAAAGAACAGTTTGAATCAGTTACAACAAAATGTCTTCAATCAGTTCTTTTGAAACTGTACAACCACAACATTGTGCACTGCACTGCATTTAAATGTATTTTACTACTGGTCATCAGTAAACAACGTTCTATCACATGAAGTCCAATCACATTCATCTTCTATTTCTAGACACTTTGAACTCTGCAAAAAGGCCAATAATCTTTGAGGAATAAAGTTATGGAAATGACATTCTCAAATATTAAAAATAAAGCAGAAAATATAGTCAATACCCTAGTTCAATCCAACATCTGATTACATTTCTCACCTCTTACAACATCAAATAATGAACCATCTTGCCTTACAACTTTTGAAAAAGGCAACAGAAGACACACATTGCTCTCCTTCATTAGTTATTGTCCACAGTATCTAAAAATAAACATTTAACAGATTTGGGGGAGCAGAATGTAGAATTACATATAGAAAATGTGAACCTCAGAAACATTCAATGTCAAAGATAATTCAACATGGTGGCTACACATCAAAACAGTAAGGTGCCATAGCATCAAGTAGAGAACTTAAAACTAAACAGGAGTGTACAAACAAGCTACCAAGCTGCCATATGTAAATCATCACAACTGTATGTTGGGCAACAGGTACACCTAAGGTAGCAAAACCCATTCAACTTTTTTAACAACTCTACTTTAACTAAATGTAACATGAAAACAGTGCTGCGGCTACCTGGCAGACTGTACATATAGTTCACAGAACCATGGTGATTGTACTAGATTTCAGACATATAcaaaacatttgcatatttggggAAGTTTCAGTTAGTTTTACTCCTTAACATGCCATGCCTTANNNNNNNNNNNNNNNNNNNNNNNNNNNNNNNNNNNNNNNNNNNNNNNNNNNNNNNNNNNNNNNNNNNNNNNNNNNNNNNNNNNNNNNNNNNNNNNNNNNNNNNNNNNNNNNNNNNNNNNNNNNNNNNNNNNNNNNNNNNNNNNNNNNNNNNNNNNNNNNNNNNNNNNNNNNNNNNNNNNNNNNNNNNNNNNNNNNNNNNNNNNNNNNNNNNNNNNNNNNNNNNNNNNNNNNNNNNNNNNNNNNNNNNNNNNNNNNNNNNNNNNNNNNNNNNNNNNNNNNNNNNNNNNNNNNNNNNNNNNNNNNNNNNNNNNNNNNNNNNNNNNNNNNNNNNNNNNNNNNNNNNNNNNNNNNNNNNNNNNNNNNNNNNNNNNNNNNNNNNNNNNNNNNNNNNNNNNNNNNNNNNNNNNNNNNNNNNNNNNNNNNNNNNNNNNNNNNNNNNNNNNNNNNNNNNNNNNNNNNNNNNNNNNNNNNNNNNNNNNNNNNNNNNNNNNNNNNNNNNNNNNNNNNNNNNNNNNNNNNNNNNNNNNNNNNNNNNNNNNNNNNNNNNNNNNNNNNNNNNNNNNNNNNNNNNNNNNNNNNNNNNNNNNNNNNNNNNNNNNNNNNNNNNNNNNNNNNNNNNNNNNNNNNNNNNNNNNNNNNNNNNNNNNNNNNNNNNNNNNNNNNNNNNNNNNNNNNNNNNNNNNNNNNNNNNNNNNNNNNNNNNNNNNNNNNNNNNNNNNNNNNNNNNNNNNNNNNNNNNNNNNNNNNNNNNNNNNNNNNNNNNNNNNNNNNNNNNNNNNNNNNNNNNNNNNNNNNNNNNNNNNNNNNNNNNNNNNNNNNNNNNNNNNNNNNNNNNNNNNNNNNNNNNNNNNNNNNNNNNNNNNNNNNNNNNNNNNNNNNNNNNNNNNNNNNNNNNNNNNNNNNNNNNNCTGTATGTTGGGCAACAGGTACACCTAAGGTAGCAAAACCCATTCAACTTTTTTAACAACTCTACTTTAACTAAATGTAACATGAAAACAGTGCTGCGGCTACCTGGCAGACTGTACATATAGTTCACAGAACCATGGTGATTGTACTAGATTAAGACATATAcaaaacatttgcatatttggggAAGTTTCAGTTAGTTTTACTCCTTAACATGCCATGCCTTAAGCACATTAAACAAAACATCAGCAGGGAATCTTTCAAAGAGCTTAAGTCCACAGATATCAAGTCTGCATTCTCCTGATCTAGGGGACAAGAAGATAAAATCGTAATAGCTACGTAGTTTCTCGAGAGACATGCATATGGTTGAAGTAGATGTACAGCTGTCTGCTCCTCATTTCTGATCATCTGCTACCTACTATGGAATGTGAACTACATCATACCCAATGGTCCACTCTTCACTATCTGTACATGCAAACACAGGAACGAGGAAGAGATTTCTGTGGACATGAAGTACAGGATTTACATGACAGGCTATAATGTCATTACAATTGAGATGTTGTTATCATGAGGCCCAGTAGTCTTACTTATGTGGTCAAATTCATTTAGATTCCAATAGGCAGgttatgaaatacaaatataaaaagtatAATGCATTTAAATGGTGTCAACTTCCTTACCAGCTGACATGCTGTTTAGCACAGCATTGTTAATCAGAAATCCACCACCAAAGTGGAGACAATCTTGGTTATTTACAGCGCCAGGTTGCTACCTAAATGTGGGAGTTATTGTTTATGTTGGCAAGAACAGCACCAAAACATGCATACGTTCACTATTATACAGACTTTAAATACCATACTTATCGTTAGACATGTTAGTCACATTTAAAATGGTAGCCtatttcaaaatacacattttcaGATCTAAAAGGATATTGCAGGAGAGTAATTCAAAGGATTTCCTTCTTCAGAACCCTGGAAATAAGACTTTCAGCCAGGGCCAGCAGAGAATCTGTTTGGCAGCCATGGCAGGTCTGCCTGAGGACCTTTACAGAGTCATGCAGGGAGAGTCTAGCTAGGTCCTCGGGATGACCTGCCTTGGCTGCTGGACAGATTCTCGGCTGGCCCTGGataaaagtctggtttccagggtacTTCTTCTGAGGTTGTTCCCATTGAGGGTGGGTTAACTCTAATCTGACCAATCCATGCATCCCATTGATAAGCCACATCAGAATGAGGCTTCAATTGGAGCTGTGCCATGCCAGAATATGGCTCCCACTTCTAAATAATTTTACTTCTGTTGTTTCTCTGGTGATACTGGCAGCTTGGCCACATGTTGGAATGAAAGAGTACAATATGACGGACAGGTGTAAATTGTTTTTAGTAATCATCATTCAAAATTCCCATTGAGATTAGCTGGAAACAGTTGGAGTACTACATAGCATGCTATACCTTCTAAGCTTTGCAGACACAATAAGAATAAAAACGAAAGagagaattatatatatatacatattatgaTAATATCACCTTAGTATTTCCTGAACATTTGAAAGCTGATTTTTATAGATGCCAGAGTACATATTTGCTGATTTGCTGCTTGATCTACTCATGCATAGTGATCTGTTGCTGTGCTAGTAATGTCTGGATGGCCTCTATTGTGAACCCTGGAGCGTCAATCTTCATGCCTGAGCCATCTGGATTGGTCACCAGGAACTGTCCATCTGCAATCTGTGTTACCGTGGCACCTGGGTGTGACATCAGGGTCACGCCCTCTTNNNNNNNNNNNNNNNNNNNNNNNNNNNNNNNNNNNNNNNNNNNNNNNNNNNNNNNNNNNNNNNNNNNNNNNNNNNNNNNNNNNNNNNNNNNNNNNNNNNNCCTGGAGAGACTACTTCAACAACTCTTCTTTCATGGGTGGTGTGGGTGGCATCTGATGGATCTGTTACCAATAACTTGTACTGAATGGAGTCTGAGGCTTGTACCTGTGCGGCTTCCTTTCCCTTCTGAGGAAAACATCAATAGACAAATACAAGGgaatgaaatatacatgtatattaatggGAATCTGATACAGTGAAGTGACACCAGCATTTACTCCAATCTATGCTTGCTTGGCCTGTTAAAAGTTGTAAAATTTCCTTTTGTGCACCATCTAGCGATTCCCAGCAATACTGCACAAGGTACTTCCCGAACAAGGTCGAGTTAATGAGGTATAATTCTTCAGACCCTCATATTGATCTTGCAATAAGTCATACACTTTCCACAGCAATTTTTTCTTAGAATTGGTAAGGACACCATAAAACATCACCAAGCATTGTTCTGCATAAGGTCTATCTAAATACAGATATACGCATGTATAGGAAATCCCAATGATTGAGCCATGTTTCCTGCTTGCTATTAGCACTCAAGTTGCAAGAAGGTaactttaaaggggcattccactccagaaacgAGTATTATTATTCCTCAGACAATAAATAATTAtgtttgaatcaagtttgtttggtcaaatttaccacaaGTTTAAGCTTAAACGAAGAGGGAACATTGTAGCAAACGAGTTCTTGAATTCTCTTGAGGACCCTTCCAATGCATTGTGCGCTGCTGAGGGAGGACGTGGCTTTGACCATGGGAACAGGTACCGGttagtactagtatagattTCGATACTATGATGTTTTAGGATCACTTTTTGAGTagactgtatgtgtgtgcacaaaCGTCATTAGAACgtttgtgggtcattctgtagtaatttgttgatgtataaaagtagcctttttagaGAAGAATGATCCACAAAAGTGACCACATCTCTGGATTCCAAGAACCGCTGAGCTTCAAACTTTGTGTGTTCCTTCCTAAACGTCCGATAGCCACCCTACCACTTTCGTTCGCTCAGCGGTtctaccgttagcgagaaatTGTGCCCAACGTCGGCCATACAAGCAGttttggcgccgccattttacgtTGACCGACTTTCAACTCCTTATAGTTAAGTGGCCAAATATCCCCATCCCAAGATGATATAGTCTTCAAACGTTTTTTGTAtttccctacatgtgtgattatcacttgactg is a genomic window containing:
- the LOC118411204 gene encoding CD151 antigen-like gives rise to the protein MGDLSGGMKCVKYTLFIFNLLFWVNDLIENGLNSLANKNYTEYSSAERALIDTLQKELECCGMNSTNDWDPKPSSCDCDISLANCVTPGYWTRACTPQVIDFIARNIYIIGGVGIAFGVVMIIGMVFACCLCNAVKKSRNEIA
- the LOC118418629 gene encoding cyclin-dependent kinase 2-interacting protein-like, giving the protein MSESSSGKGSGKRRKSSGTPRKSDSSSPSPVKSPSVNYAKLSPMAKKVRDVAADWHNLIQRWEVLNASGASVSNKIVNCKLTNIESQDAAVVTVEQTSAGFTAGAGEAADADGMSKELEGFCNQLTDTYNAMAKLLEKMKKLTLNLKGQWELQQYQSNKDEGESSILFQTWPIQHFYEVSVELSEMYSRELKLKQGISENIAHRSDRHTMMFLASSWLHQPYIDNRSELLLESMLVETGHR
- the LOC118418618 gene encoding ribokinase-like isoform X1 — translated: MTEFDVVVVGSCNMDLISYVPRLPKPGETIHGDKFSLGFGGKGANQCVMAARLGAATAMVAKVGEDVFGGNFIQNFKDNGVNVDHVQETKEASTGVAPIAVNQDGQNSIIIVSGANLKLTAADVREHESVITHAKVLICQLEVQPETSLEALRIAKQHGVTTILNPAPAEATLDPELYKLSDVFCPNETEAEILTGLPVTAVEEAEKAADILLHKGCKKVIITLGEKGCLCKSSMSEKGIHVPARKVSPVDTTGAGDAFVGSLAYYMACHKDLRLEEAIQNACHISSISVCSPGTQTSFPYRKDLPQELL
- the LOC118418618 gene encoding ribokinase-like isoform X2, whose protein sequence is MAARLGAATAMVAKVGEDVFGGNFIQNFKDNGVNVDHVQETKEASTGVAPIAVNQDGQNSIIIVSGANLKLTAADVREHESVITHAKVLICQLEVQPETSLEALRIAKQHGVTTILNPAPAEATLDPELYKLSDVFCPNETEAEILTGLPVTAVEEAEKAADILLHKGCKKVIITLGEKGCLCKSSMSEKGIHVPARKVSPVDTTGAGDAFVGSLAYYMACHKDLRLEEAIQNACHISSISVCSPGTQTSFPYRKDLPQELL